In Candidatus Neomarinimicrobiota bacterium, one DNA window encodes the following:
- a CDS encoding sodium:alanine symporter family protein codes for MTKARAGLISFSIIIFLLAFFGVQLFDAVWSFPSFSPIPLMVLMLVGTGIFITVWLGFPQIKHLWHGVKVTGGVYDNPNDEGDLNHFRALTTALSATVGIGNIAGVATALYYGGPGALFWMWVTAFFGTTLKFAECSLALKYRQIGDDGLTAGGPMYTIENGMGRQWRWLAVAFASFAVICSFATGNAIQSFTVSDQIYSEVATVLGETHFLTLKHTVWTGFELSIMQVINGLVLSSIIGLVIVGGIRRIGNVTGYLAPIMAAIYVTAAIAILITNFSEIGKGFGMVVSMAFNPPAGIAGVGGGVLMTMLWGIKRGLYSNEAGQGSAAIAHSTAKTKYPIREGAVAMLGPFIDTLIICTLTGMVIITTGAWKYTAYFVRMTESDPETIRLILESGIYNGHKLLNSSLLTSFAFKEGLSWLFPYGDKIVTLAVLLFAISTAISWSYYGDRSANYLFGSRSLKIYKWFFILFFFIGAIAELEAIWAFGDAALGIMTFPNLISIIILSTSLRKMTKEYFSKKHLTYKEHLALQDKEG; via the coding sequence ATGACAAAAGCGAGAGCGGGATTAATATCATTTTCAATCATTATTTTTCTCCTGGCTTTTTTTGGTGTTCAGCTGTTCGACGCGGTCTGGTCTTTTCCCTCTTTTTCACCCATCCCCCTAATGGTACTTATGTTAGTAGGCACCGGAATATTTATTACTGTTTGGCTCGGATTTCCCCAAATCAAACATTTGTGGCATGGCGTAAAAGTTACAGGTGGTGTTTATGACAACCCCAATGATGAGGGTGATCTGAATCATTTCCGAGCCCTCACAACAGCCCTATCAGCCACAGTTGGGATCGGAAATATTGCAGGGGTTGCAACTGCTCTCTACTACGGAGGTCCTGGCGCCCTTTTCTGGATGTGGGTCACGGCGTTCTTTGGAACTACACTGAAATTCGCGGAATGCTCCCTGGCACTGAAATACAGGCAGATTGGAGATGACGGCCTTACGGCCGGAGGTCCCATGTATACCATTGAGAACGGAATGGGGCGTCAATGGCGGTGGTTAGCGGTAGCTTTCGCCAGTTTTGCTGTAATTTGTTCCTTCGCTACCGGAAACGCCATTCAATCTTTTACTGTTTCTGACCAAATCTACTCCGAAGTGGCAACAGTACTTGGTGAAACCCACTTCTTGACATTGAAACACACAGTATGGACAGGATTTGAATTGTCTATAATGCAAGTAATCAACGGTCTGGTTCTTTCATCCATCATAGGTCTGGTTATCGTTGGTGGAATTCGCCGTATCGGAAATGTAACCGGTTACCTCGCACCTATCATGGCTGCTATTTATGTCACGGCTGCCATAGCTATCCTTATTACGAACTTCTCAGAGATAGGTAAGGGATTTGGAATGGTGGTCTCCATGGCGTTTAATCCACCTGCTGGAATCGCGGGTGTAGGTGGAGGTGTTCTGATGACAATGTTGTGGGGTATTAAGCGAGGTCTTTATTCAAACGAAGCCGGACAAGGCAGCGCCGCAATCGCACACTCTACCGCAAAGACGAAATACCCGATCAGGGAAGGAGCGGTAGCAATGCTTGGACCATTCATCGACACCCTGATAATCTGCACTTTGACTGGAATGGTCATCATAACAACAGGAGCATGGAAGTATACAGCCTATTTCGTAAGAATGACTGAATCCGATCCTGAAACGATCAGGCTGATTCTTGAAAGTGGAATATATAACGGACACAAACTTCTCAACAGTAGTCTTCTTACATCTTTCGCCTTCAAGGAAGGTTTAAGCTGGCTTTTCCCATACGGGGACAAAATCGTCACCTTGGCGGTGTTACTTTTTGCCATATCTACGGCTATCAGTTGGTCGTATTACGGGGATCGGAGTGCCAATTATCTGTTCGGAAGTCGCTCTCTGAAAATATATAAATGGTTTTTTATACTATTTTTCTTTATCGGCGCAATCGCTGAATTGGAGGCAATCTGGGCATTCGGTGATGCAGCACTTGGGATTATGACATTCCCGAATTTGATATCTA